A part of Larkinella insperata genomic DNA contains:
- a CDS encoding ATP-binding protein has product MGAFLRYRRLRKEYLSTVLLLVVSSLWPKVQARSEVASIDSVKNQIRQLVQNQEYGKLAQSYEYLGGLYHQQYGYNKYTLDAFFNGMKYFHLRGDSLGYYNVHIKIGDYYTQDVFMQPYAREYLSKALQYFKRTSNGPKVIECRLAFANLAQKKESIPKSLITGLRQTEQMSALYKQDYSQAYAQNLLANTYLRNKQPDSAQYFASRSLVLSQRLDINWLIALNYFYLGLVEQFRDHSDEAIAAYRKSYQLSEQEKNVAMMRELSRHTADSYSHKGDYKKAYESALKTLDFTNQFYYSEQTKSIRLQELDSQVKTLAVEKKLVEEQSRHQHMLNLMLAGGLLISVLGVFALIFGRRQQKLINHQQTVIAQQQIRDLELKSLQAMIEGQESERSRIARDLHDGLGIQLSRIKLFVEAHQEQLPLSVKEPLNQFLDEACTETRLISSDLRPYALSTFGLIPALEDLVQKLNLVNETALTLEHYGEVPDLGDEASVMIYRVVQELLNNALKHAEAEFITVQMMANDEAVLISVDDDGKGGNFETDPAKGNGIANIKSRIAYLGGQVMWQSEPGKGTSVMISLPMQKLVKSLSQAVV; this is encoded by the coding sequence ATGGGGGCATTTCTACGGTACAGGCGGTTGCGAAAAGAATACCTGAGCACGGTGTTGCTCCTGGTGGTTAGCAGCTTATGGCCAAAAGTGCAGGCCCGATCGGAAGTGGCTTCCATTGACAGCGTCAAAAACCAGATCCGGCAGTTGGTGCAAAACCAGGAGTACGGAAAGTTAGCCCAATCGTATGAGTACCTGGGGGGACTTTATCACCAGCAGTACGGTTACAACAAGTATACGCTGGATGCTTTCTTCAACGGGATGAAGTACTTCCACCTGCGGGGCGATTCACTGGGGTATTACAATGTTCATATCAAGATTGGCGACTACTACACGCAGGACGTATTCATGCAACCGTACGCCCGGGAGTACCTGAGCAAAGCACTTCAGTATTTTAAACGAACCAGCAACGGTCCGAAAGTCATTGAGTGTCGGCTGGCCTTTGCGAATCTGGCTCAAAAAAAAGAATCAATTCCCAAAAGTCTCATTACCGGATTGCGCCAAACCGAGCAGATGAGTGCGCTTTACAAGCAGGATTATTCCCAGGCTTACGCCCAGAACTTACTGGCAAATACGTATTTACGGAATAAACAGCCGGATTCAGCGCAGTATTTTGCAAGCCGGAGTCTGGTCCTGTCGCAACGACTGGACATCAACTGGCTGATCGCGCTGAATTACTTTTACTTAGGGTTGGTCGAGCAGTTTAGAGATCATTCGGACGAAGCCATTGCGGCTTACCGAAAAAGCTATCAATTATCGGAGCAGGAGAAGAATGTGGCCATGATGCGGGAATTATCGCGGCATACCGCCGACAGTTATTCCCACAAGGGAGACTACAAAAAGGCGTACGAAAGTGCCCTGAAAACGTTGGACTTTACGAATCAGTTTTACTATTCGGAGCAAACTAAAAGTATCCGTTTGCAGGAACTCGACAGCCAGGTGAAGACGCTGGCCGTTGAAAAGAAACTGGTAGAAGAACAAAGCCGTCATCAGCACATGCTTAATCTGATGCTGGCGGGCGGGTTGCTGATCAGCGTACTGGGCGTTTTTGCGCTCATCTTTGGACGGCGGCAGCAGAAATTAATTAATCATCAACAAACGGTTATTGCACAGCAGCAGATTCGGGATTTGGAATTGAAATCGTTGCAGGCCATGATTGAGGGGCAGGAAAGTGAGCGGAGTCGGATTGCCCGGGATCTGCACGACGGCCTGGGCATTCAGTTGTCCCGAATCAAGCTGTTTGTGGAAGCGCATCAGGAACAGTTGCCCTTGTCGGTGAAGGAGCCGCTGAACCAGTTTCTGGACGAAGCCTGCACTGAAACCCGTTTGATTTCCAGTGATTTGCGTCCCTACGCTTTGTCGACTTTCGGGCTGATTCCGGCGCTTGAAGACTTGGTGCAGAAACTGAATCTGGTGAACGAAACCGCCTTGACGCTCGAGCATTACGGCGAGGTTCCGGATCTGGGTGACGAAGCATCGGTGATGATTTATCGGGTTGTGCAGGAGTTGCTGAACAATGCCCTAAAACACGCTGAAGCCGAATTCATTACCGTGCAAATGATGGCGAACGACGAAGCCGTTCTGATCAGCGTTGACGATGATGGGAAAGGTGGAAATTTTGAAACCGATCCCGCGAAGGGCAACGGTATTGCCAACATTAAATCGCGAATTGCGTACCTGGGCGGACAGGTCATGTGGCAGAGCGAACCCGGCAAGGGAACGTCGGTCATGATTTCGCTGCCCATGCAGAAACTGGTCAAGAGTTTAAGCCAGGCTGTTGTCTGA
- a CDS encoding DUF7133 domain-containing protein has product MILRKRFRTPLLFSGVITVAVVSCMKMGPSGTSRTAASAPLVVKEDPAQARARAKEIRDNTVVKLADGLKLDLWASDSLAPDPVAMSIDDQGRVYLTRTKRQKNSEFDIRGHRNWMTPSIGLKTVEDRRAFLRSTFAPEKSKENEWLKDLNGDGSHDWKDLTVEKDEVWRLEDTTGDGIADKATRILNDFFEEVSDVAGGLLIRAEDAFVAIAPDMWRLKDTDGDGILDQKTSISHGYGVHIGFGGHGMSNPIEGPDGKIYWNIGDIGANITTKEGVNHNRSNEGIIARSNPDGSDFEIFAGGLRNTHEFVFDEYGNLISSDNDGDHPGESERLVHVVEGSDAGWRANWQYGKYTDPKNNSYKVWMDEKLYKPRWDGQAAYIIPPIQNFHNGPTGMVYNPGTGLGKEWKNKFFLVEFVGNPARSPIWSFGLKPKGASFVLDGEKNILTGILPTGIRFGPDGALYIADWINGWDTKNYGRVWKLDVTDDKNDLKDLRAETKRLMVLNYGSQTEDQLFTLLSNTDMRIRQKAQFELVKRGAKGAAVLQKAIAQTGNQLARIHGIWGLGQLERQDKSYTASLLPLLNDSDSEIIAQTAKVLGDADAPEAGPLLVPLLANQHPRVQFFAAQALGRVKYQAAVEPLLNLIKANNDEDLYLRHAAVLALSRIGQVEPMVALANNPNKSLRLAAVLVLRRLSSDRISAFLQDKDEYIVAEAARAINDDLSIEKALPALAATLKETRFTSEPLLRRAINSCLRVGGDEQLNTLVAFAQRKDVAKELRAEALATLGTWANPSVLDRVDGRYRGAVERNPAVVKAKLQPQIATFLQDSDPAVLIATAQMMSNLGLADQAESLAKIMAENSSGDVRAAMLTALQQLNYKDIEAVIKKGMNDSDADVRTTALGLVSGLNPSAETLADVSKAVFDKGSVKEQQQLLRVLGGMPVAKTEPILAGLLDKLASKQLSSSLALELSEAVDATKSAALIAKLAPLRSTGTGIADYQDALFGGNAQLGRQIFNTNSTAQCVRCHAIHGQGGAVGPSLTRIGNTLTREQLLQALIEPSARLAPGFGMVSLTLKDGQTVSGILSEETQHELILKTSEAEPLKIPLSRIEKRENLPSSMPPMGYILSKREIRDVVEFLANLK; this is encoded by the coding sequence ATGATTTTGCGTAAACGCTTTCGAACACCGCTGCTCTTTTCGGGTGTTATTACCGTTGCGGTCGTTTCCTGCATGAAAATGGGTCCTTCCGGTACGTCCCGGACTGCCGCCAGTGCCCCGCTAGTTGTGAAGGAAGATCCCGCTCAGGCCCGCGCCCGGGCCAAGGAAATTCGGGACAATACCGTAGTCAAACTGGCCGACGGTCTGAAACTCGACCTCTGGGCGTCGGATTCGCTGGCCCCCGACCCGGTAGCCATGTCCATCGACGATCAGGGCCGGGTGTACCTGACCCGTACCAAACGCCAGAAAAACTCCGAATTTGACATCCGCGGTCACCGTAACTGGATGACGCCTTCCATCGGCCTGAAAACCGTTGAAGACCGGCGGGCCTTTCTGCGCAGCACCTTTGCCCCCGAAAAAAGCAAGGAAAACGAATGGTTGAAAGACCTGAACGGCGACGGCAGCCACGACTGGAAAGACCTGACCGTTGAGAAAGACGAAGTCTGGCGACTGGAAGATACAACCGGCGACGGGATTGCCGACAAAGCAACCCGCATCCTGAACGATTTCTTCGAAGAAGTTTCCGACGTGGCCGGTGGTCTCCTGATCCGGGCCGAAGATGCGTTTGTGGCCATTGCGCCGGATATGTGGCGACTAAAAGACACCGACGGCGACGGTATTCTGGATCAGAAAACGTCCATCAGTCACGGCTATGGTGTACACATCGGTTTTGGCGGCCACGGCATGTCGAACCCGATTGAAGGACCAGACGGCAAGATTTACTGGAACATCGGTGACATTGGCGCCAACATCACCACCAAAGAGGGCGTCAATCACAACCGCTCCAACGAAGGCATCATCGCCCGCTCGAACCCCGACGGGTCGGATTTCGAAATCTTTGCGGGCGGTTTGCGTAACACGCATGAGTTTGTATTTGACGAATACGGTAATCTGATCAGCTCGGACAACGACGGCGACCACCCCGGCGAAAGCGAGCGGCTGGTGCACGTCGTGGAAGGCTCCGACGCAGGCTGGCGGGCCAATTGGCAGTACGGCAAATACACCGATCCGAAAAACAACAGCTACAAGGTCTGGATGGACGAAAAACTGTACAAACCCCGCTGGGACGGTCAGGCCGCGTACATCATTCCCCCCATTCAGAACTTCCACAACGGCCCGACTGGCATGGTGTACAACCCCGGCACGGGGTTGGGCAAGGAATGGAAAAACAAATTTTTTCTGGTTGAATTCGTCGGAAACCCCGCCCGTTCGCCCATCTGGTCATTTGGCCTGAAACCCAAAGGCGCGTCGTTCGTGCTGGATGGGGAGAAAAACATCCTGACCGGCATTCTGCCCACCGGTATTCGCTTCGGTCCCGACGGGGCCCTGTACATTGCCGACTGGATCAACGGCTGGGATACGAAAAACTACGGCCGCGTCTGGAAGCTGGACGTTACCGACGACAAAAATGACCTGAAAGACCTGCGCGCCGAAACCAAGCGCCTGATGGTCCTGAACTACGGTTCGCAAACGGAAGACCAACTCTTTACGCTGCTGTCGAATACCGACATGCGCATCCGGCAAAAAGCGCAGTTTGAACTCGTGAAACGCGGAGCCAAAGGAGCCGCCGTGTTGCAGAAAGCCATCGCCCAGACCGGCAACCAACTGGCCCGGATTCACGGCATCTGGGGCCTGGGCCAACTGGAACGCCAGGATAAATCCTATACGGCTTCGCTGTTGCCCCTGCTGAACGATTCCGATTCGGAAATTATTGCCCAAACTGCCAAAGTGCTCGGCGATGCGGACGCTCCGGAAGCCGGTCCGCTGCTGGTTCCGTTGTTGGCAAATCAGCATCCACGCGTTCAGTTTTTTGCCGCTCAGGCCCTTGGCCGCGTAAAATACCAGGCCGCCGTGGAACCGTTGCTGAACCTGATCAAGGCCAACAACGACGAAGACCTGTACCTGCGCCATGCCGCCGTGCTGGCCCTGTCGCGCATTGGTCAGGTGGAGCCAATGGTGGCGCTGGCCAACAACCCCAACAAATCGCTGCGGCTGGCGGCCGTGCTGGTACTGCGCCGACTGAGCAGTGACCGGATCAGTGCGTTTTTGCAGGATAAGGACGAGTACATCGTTGCGGAAGCAGCCCGCGCCATCAACGATGATCTGTCGATTGAAAAAGCCCTGCCCGCGCTGGCGGCTACGCTGAAAGAAACCCGCTTCACCTCCGAACCGCTGCTGCGACGAGCCATCAACTCCTGTCTGCGCGTGGGTGGCGACGAGCAACTGAATACGCTGGTGGCGTTTGCCCAGCGCAAGGATGTCGCCAAGGAACTGCGCGCCGAAGCCCTGGCAACCCTCGGCACCTGGGCCAATCCGTCGGTCCTCGACCGGGTTGATGGCCGGTACCGGGGAGCGGTTGAACGCAATCCGGCGGTGGTAAAAGCGAAACTTCAGCCGCAAATTGCTACTTTCCTGCAGGATTCCGACCCCGCGGTGTTGATTGCAACGGCACAGATGATGAGCAACCTGGGCCTGGCGGATCAGGCCGAAAGCCTGGCCAAAATCATGGCGGAGAACTCTTCCGGCGATGTGCGGGCGGCCATGCTGACGGCTTTGCAACAGTTGAACTACAAAGACATCGAAGCCGTCATCAAAAAAGGCATGAACGATTCGGATGCCGACGTTCGCACCACGGCCCTGGGTCTGGTCAGCGGGTTGAACCCGTCGGCCGAAACGCTGGCGGATGTTTCGAAAGCGGTTTTTGACAAAGGCAGCGTAAAGGAACAGCAGCAACTGCTGCGGGTTTTAGGCGGGATGCCCGTCGCGAAAACCGAGCCGATTCTGGCCGGACTCCTCGATAAACTGGCCAGCAAACAGTTGTCGTCCAGTCTGGCGCTGGAATTGAGCGAAGCCGTCGATGCGACCAAATCCGCTGCGTTGATTGCCAAACTAGCTCCCCTGCGCTCAACCGGAACCGGCATCGCCGACTACCAGGATGCGCTTTTTGGGGGTAACGCGCAACTGGGGCGTCAGATTTTCAACACCAACTCCACGGCGCAGTGCGTTCGCTGCCACGCCATCCACGGGCAAGGCGGGGCGGTCGGTCCGTCGCTGACACGCATCGGAAACACCCTGACGCGGGAGCAACTGCTTCAGGCCCTTATTGAGCCCAGCGCCCGGCTGGCCCCCGGTTTCGGGATGGTTTCACTGACGCTGAAAGACGGCCAAACCGTGAGCGGAATCTTAAGTGAAGAAACGCAGCACGAGTTGATCCTGAAAACGTCCGAAGCCGAGCCCCTGAAAATACCGTTGTCCCGCATCGAAAAACGGGAAAACTTACCTTCCAGCATGCCGCCCATGGGCTATATTCTATCCAAACGCGAAATCCGGGATGTGGTGGAGTTTTTGGCAAATTTGAAATAG
- a CDS encoding transmembrane-type terpene cyclase: MKTPCTFSPTDWINTCDYTPLELSLILMGTLFWNLAYVFIIRNGIRYRYVEMPCLAGSANFAWEFAWSFLLITDMGALFSWGLRGWFFLDIVIFALLLRFGNKQLTSPIIRPYQPLIEWTVFLFWIPVFYYFYQEGYDTSMGATSAYVITVVMEAMFIYHFVKHPPGSYFEPAVGWCRLFGNGAMSIFVGIKYPSMHFLQLLAVAVFVLDLIYVILQHRHATFNSNQVAVVKQPADPTLAL; the protein is encoded by the coding sequence ATGAAAACACCTTGTACTTTTTCACCCACCGACTGGATTAACACCTGCGATTACACCCCCCTCGAACTCAGTCTGATTCTGATGGGAACCCTGTTCTGGAACCTGGCGTACGTCTTTATCATCCGCAACGGAATCCGCTACCGGTACGTCGAGATGCCCTGCCTGGCGGGGTCAGCTAACTTTGCCTGGGAGTTTGCCTGGAGCTTTCTGCTTATTACGGACATGGGAGCGTTATTTTCCTGGGGCTTGCGCGGCTGGTTTTTCCTGGACATCGTCATTTTCGCCCTGCTGCTGCGGTTCGGCAACAAACAGCTTACCAGCCCCATCATCCGCCCCTACCAACCCCTGATTGAGTGGACGGTTTTTCTGTTCTGGATTCCGGTGTTTTATTATTTCTACCAGGAAGGATACGATACCAGCATGGGCGCCACTTCGGCCTACGTCATTACGGTTGTGATGGAAGCCATGTTTATCTACCACTTCGTAAAACATCCGCCGGGCAGTTATTTTGAACCCGCCGTCGGCTGGTGCCGCCTGTTCGGTAACGGAGCAATGAGTATATTTGTTGGGATCAAATACCCGTCGATGCATTTTCTGCAATTACTGGCCGTCGCCGTCTTTGTTCTCGACCTGATTTACGTCATTCTTCAACACCGTCATGCCACGTTCAACTCTAATCAGGTCGCTGTTGTTAAGCAGCCTGCTGATCCTACCCTGGCTCTTTGA
- a CDS encoding response regulator transcription factor: MIRVLIADDHNVFVEGIAALISGSSEIEVTARCFDVSSVVGQLNGAPIDVVLLDISFPRIEDGLALCEHITRTYTNTRVIALTMHDDASLIKRVVKKGARGYLLKNTTKVELLQAIRTVHDGKPYFNETVTNILLHDEPKSRKPGGNTGLKPNLTPRESEVLTLIAQGLTTQQMATQLFVSVKAIEFHRSSLLMKFSVPNTALLIKTAMEMQCID, translated from the coding sequence ATGATACGAGTATTGATTGCGGATGACCACAATGTGTTTGTTGAAGGGATCGCAGCGCTTATTTCCGGTTCTTCCGAGATCGAAGTAACGGCGCGGTGTTTTGATGTGTCGTCGGTGGTCGGGCAGTTAAATGGTGCGCCAATTGACGTGGTTTTACTGGATATTTCGTTTCCGCGGATAGAGGACGGACTGGCACTTTGCGAACACATCACCCGCACGTATACCAACACCCGGGTGATTGCGCTGACGATGCACGACGATGCCAGTCTGATCAAACGGGTGGTAAAGAAAGGGGCGCGTGGGTACCTGCTGAAGAACACCACTAAAGTCGAGTTATTACAGGCCATCCGGACGGTCCACGACGGAAAACCGTACTTTAACGAAACCGTCACGAATATTCTGCTGCACGATGAACCGAAGAGCCGGAAGCCGGGCGGAAACACGGGTTTGAAACCCAACCTGACGCCCCGCGAGTCGGAAGTGCTGACGCTCATTGCGCAGGGGCTGACCACGCAACAGATGGCCACGCAGTTGTTTGTCAGTGTGAAAGCCATTGAGTTTCATCGCAGTAGCCTGCTCATGAAATTCAGCGTTCCGAATACCGCGCTGCTGATTAAAACGGCAATGGAAATGCAGTGTATTGATTAA
- a CDS encoding histidine kinase dimerization/phosphoacceptor domain -containing protein — translation MPRSTLIRSLLLSSLLILPWLFDAQAAKPIVVTDVRQSYKVDAQADFVESTAGAGELATIWHSFRPFDYLQIRLDVDTNNVYWFRFTVRNQTDHDLYAVVPSLGFASIQLYEWDQGRATLVGKGGSKYSVSEKYLVTNDDIMRLALQRGQQKTYLMRISRFNWKSFPAFIYPEYALIQNAHKFNTASGVLFGVILAVVLYQLLTYFLTRERDYLRLSAYLLFLGIQLTIFSGHFYEVFPFIPFSLNERIFFGLPIITALLSNTFAYYFLKINEQGDRIMKIGFRVTFAFFITTFVAACLGISSISALYQQGSPLSAAFLFFTGFRLYFKGFKPALLFLVAYSMPVIAILFLSLYIYGFITYSWTIQNLLLMSADGHAILFSVAVAHKIIDYRNQTEQLIKNQNTVLEQKVAARTYELAQDKARIEQQAQQLRLVMKELHHRVKNNLSIVSSLLHLQAGRLTDEQAIKAFQEGQQRIEVMALIHQRLYKTDQITTIDIVPYIRELTTSLSHAYGFSDDRLTFRFRSDYEQINIDLAIPMALILNELLTNSFKYAYRQTKHPLLEIELRNEGDMVMQVRDNGPGLDLEQWKRRGSSFGKRLIGGLSDQLGGRYTMENQHGTLFRLHIPVEEVTEVLA, via the coding sequence ATGCCACGTTCAACTCTAATCAGGTCGCTGTTGTTAAGCAGCCTGCTGATCCTACCCTGGCTCTTTGATGCCCAGGCCGCCAAGCCGATTGTGGTCACCGACGTCCGGCAATCCTATAAGGTGGATGCGCAGGCCGACTTTGTGGAATCGACCGCCGGAGCCGGTGAGTTAGCGACAATCTGGCATTCGTTCCGGCCGTTTGATTACCTCCAGATCAGGCTGGATGTGGACACCAACAACGTCTACTGGTTTCGCTTCACGGTCCGCAACCAAACCGATCATGACCTGTACGCGGTGGTTCCCTCCCTGGGTTTTGCCAGCATTCAACTGTACGAATGGGATCAGGGTCGGGCCACGTTGGTGGGCAAGGGGGGCTCAAAGTATTCGGTATCGGAGAAATACCTTGTTACCAACGACGACATCATGCGGCTGGCCTTGCAACGGGGCCAGCAGAAGACTTATCTGATGCGGATCAGCCGGTTTAACTGGAAGTCCTTTCCGGCGTTCATTTACCCCGAATACGCCCTGATTCAGAATGCCCACAAATTCAATACGGCATCGGGTGTGCTCTTTGGCGTCATTCTGGCGGTTGTTCTTTACCAGTTGCTCACGTATTTTCTCACCCGCGAACGCGACTATCTGCGGCTTTCGGCTTACCTGCTGTTTCTTGGCATCCAGCTCACTATTTTTTCCGGCCACTTTTACGAGGTATTTCCATTTATCCCGTTTTCCCTAAACGAACGAATTTTCTTTGGCCTTCCCATCATCACGGCCCTGCTTTCCAACACCTTCGCGTATTACTTTCTGAAAATCAATGAACAGGGCGACCGGATCATGAAAATTGGTTTCCGGGTCACCTTCGCCTTTTTTATTACCACCTTTGTTGCCGCCTGTCTGGGTATCTCCAGCATTTCGGCGCTCTATCAACAGGGTTCCCCCCTGTCGGCGGCTTTCTTGTTTTTTACGGGCTTCCGGCTTTACTTCAAGGGGTTCAAACCGGCCCTGCTGTTTCTGGTTGCCTACTCCATGCCGGTGATTGCCATCCTGTTTTTATCGCTCTACATCTACGGCTTTATTACCTATTCGTGGACCATCCAAAACTTGCTTCTGATGAGCGCCGATGGCCACGCTATCCTGTTTTCGGTGGCCGTTGCGCACAAGATCATCGATTACCGCAACCAGACCGAGCAACTGATTAAAAACCAGAATACCGTGCTGGAACAGAAGGTTGCGGCCCGCACCTACGAACTGGCGCAGGACAAAGCCCGCATCGAACAGCAGGCGCAGCAGCTGCGGCTGGTAATGAAAGAACTTCACCACCGGGTTAAAAACAACCTCAGCATCGTTTCGAGCCTGCTTCATTTGCAGGCCGGTCGCCTGACCGACGAACAGGCCATCAAGGCGTTTCAGGAAGGGCAGCAGCGTATTGAGGTCATGGCCCTGATTCACCAGCGACTCTACAAGACCGACCAGATCACCACCATTGACATCGTTCCCTACATTCGGGAATTGACCACCAGCCTGAGCCACGCCTACGGCTTTTCCGACGACCGGCTCACGTTCCGGTTTCGCAGCGATTACGAACAGATCAACATCGACCTGGCCATTCCGATGGCCCTTATCCTCAACGAGCTACTGACCAACTCATTCAAATACGCCTACCGACAGACGAAGCATCCGCTGCTGGAAATTGAACTGCGAAACGAGGGCGACATGGTGATGCAGGTACGCGATAACGGCCCGGGCCTGGACCTGGAGCAGTGGAAACGACGGGGCAGCTCGTTTGGAAAACGGTTGATCGGTGGCCTAAGCGACCAGCTCGGCGGCCGCTACACGATGGAAAACCAGCACGGCACCCTCTTCCGGCTTCACATTCCGGTTGAAGAAGTCACGGAAGTGCTGGCTTAG
- a CDS encoding oxygenase MpaB family protein yields MSFTLTELEAFRSRQDPIADTLVADLIRDHGVSVVNQLLPTLTRNYELKQELFPDAIGQRIGQYLDETAQPPSWANPEAIRIAQNLFADHGITIALLLQLRSLPMTYACAHGARVLYETGLMTARDGKANLVRRLMETAQFVIFCMEPGGLDPGGRGIVTAQKVRLIHACIRHYLNHRGWDHAIYGAPINQEDMAGTLLAFSALIIEGLEMSGFTLSQEQKDAYIHCWNVISHWNGLDPALLAPDYASALQLGYAILDHQQAASTAGTQLTAALITEAQTQVGGLLKDTIPALIRYYCTDQIGDLLGVPAEPLAKEHQLADHIKLLEAKIQHVEEKHAFLRWMLGRMSVDFLQLSTTMFNHFKNVQFYIPTYLTEGASEFDALNHHR; encoded by the coding sequence ATGTCTTTTACCCTCACTGAATTGGAAGCGTTTCGCTCCCGACAGGATCCGATTGCGGATACCCTGGTGGCCGACCTGATTCGAGATCACGGAGTCAGTGTCGTTAATCAGCTACTGCCGACACTCACGCGCAATTATGAATTGAAACAGGAGCTTTTTCCGGATGCAATCGGCCAGCGGATTGGTCAGTACCTGGACGAAACTGCACAACCTCCTTCCTGGGCCAACCCGGAGGCCATCCGGATTGCTCAGAATCTGTTTGCAGACCACGGTATCACCATCGCCCTGCTGCTCCAGCTTCGCTCCTTACCGATGACCTACGCCTGCGCCCACGGCGCCCGGGTTTTGTACGAAACGGGGCTGATGACGGCGCGCGACGGGAAAGCCAACCTCGTCCGGCGGCTGATGGAAACAGCCCAGTTTGTGATTTTTTGCATGGAACCCGGCGGTCTTGATCCCGGCGGACGCGGCATTGTGACCGCCCAGAAAGTCCGGCTGATTCATGCCTGCATCCGGCATTACCTCAACCACCGGGGGTGGGACCACGCCATCTACGGCGCGCCCATCAACCAGGAAGACATGGCAGGCACCTTACTGGCGTTCAGCGCCCTGATCATTGAAGGTCTGGAAATGAGCGGCTTCACGCTGAGCCAGGAGCAGAAAGACGCTTACATTCACTGCTGGAACGTCATCAGCCACTGGAACGGCCTGGATCCGGCTCTTCTGGCTCCCGACTACGCGAGCGCCCTGCAACTAGGCTACGCCATTTTAGATCATCAGCAGGCTGCTTCTACGGCCGGAACCCAACTCACGGCGGCTCTGATTACCGAAGCCCAAACCCAGGTTGGTGGTTTATTGAAAGACACCATCCCGGCGCTGATCCGGTATTACTGCACCGATCAGATCGGCGATCTGCTGGGCGTGCCCGCGGAGCCCCTGGCGAAAGAACATCAACTTGCCGACCACATCAAACTGCTGGAGGCCAAAATCCAACACGTCGAAGAGAAACACGCGTTCCTGCGCTGGATGCTCGGCCGGATGTCTGTTGACTTCCTGCAACTTTCGACAACGATGTTTAATCACTTCAAAAACGTTCAGTTTTACATTCCCACCTACCTGACCGAAGGCGCTTCGGAATTTGACGCATTAAACCACCACCGATGA